The sequence AGCCAGCGGCCATGGGCACGGTGAGCTTCACCTGTGGAAGCCACGTTGACAGGAGGGGGACACCCTTGAGGGCAGCACACACAGCCCACCCTTCAGCAGGACCGCCCTCAAGCAcatgcaggcacacacacacacacacacacacacacacacacacacagtagtcaACCACTGCAACCAGAAAAAGGCAGAAATTTGGTACTGTTTGATGCCACAACTGGTagaacacatgtcacagtgcacaaggaccaggattcaagcccctggtccccacctgcaggggggaagcttcctaagtggtgaagcagtgttgcaggtatctctctgtctctctcccctcttaatttctctctgactctatcaaaaagaaaatgaaagacttaaaaaaacaagaaagagggagtcaggtggtagcacagtgggttaagtgcaggtggcacaaagcgcaaggaccggagtaaggatcctggttcgagcccccggctccccacctgtaggggagtcgcttcacaggcagtgaagcaggtctgcaggtgtctgtctttctctccccctctctgtcttcccctcctctctccatttctctctgtcctatccaacaacaacgacaccaataacaacaacaaaacaacaagggcaacaaaaggaaataaataactaatttttaaaaagaacaagaaagattcattaaaagcaaagaaagaaaaggggagagaaactaTGGGTTTTTGCTATTAGTAAAAGAAGccttctccctcctctgcctCAGGGGTGTGTTTTTCAAAACTGGGCCTCTTGGGGCCCAGTGTTTGACTGGGCCTCACAAGCCCTGTGTTCAACCCTTAGTACCCTCTGCCTActcccaaaaggaaaaaaacaaaaaaacaacacaagaacaacaacaacaaaaaaaactggaaaaaacaaACTCAGGTCGGGAGCCCATCCAGTGGCCCAGGAAGCTCAGAGGACCAGGGCTGCCCCTCCAGCTCCAAAACCTGCTGGAGGCTGGGGGGTGCTGGGCGTGGACAGAAGACGTGAACCCCCATTACCTCCAGCGAATACAGGTAGGCCGGCCGCTCGTGCATCAGGTACGGCCACCAGAGGTGGGCACCCGGCACCCGCAGCTGGCCCCGGCCTCCCGTACCCTTGGCCACCACCTTGCTGTCTTCATCCAAGAGAAACACCTCCAGCTCGAAGTGTTCACTGCCCTGAACAAAGACCTGGTAGTTCACCAGCCCTgtgaggagggagggatggagggagagagagagagagagagggattcataagagaagaggaaggggtgAGAACTGGGTTTGGCGGCCTGGACTGTGGCCCTGCAGCCACTACCAAGCTCCACGCCAACAGGAGTTTATTTCTTCTGCTTAGTCTGCAACCAGGGGCCATGTTGGCACAGTTGGAAAGgtgggaaggggatatggaataTATagattattgccaccagggttatcactcaggcTCGGCGCCTGCATGATGAACCCGCTGCTAATGGGAGTCTttttcatttcctcctcctctctctctctctctctctcttttaatcacTAGGGTTGTCTCTGAGGCTTAGTGTGCTTTCAAGATAAATCTAACATTCTtgtcagccattttttcttcctttgttgttgataattcttttttaaagctttttttaaagatttttaaaaaaatatttttatttagtttattttaatgataagagtagatacagagggaaagatacggagagggggggagagagagagaccagaacactactcagttctggcttatggtggggctagggattgaacctgggatcttacaGTCTTAGGCttaaaggcttttgcataactattatgctgtctccccagccttgttaattttttttttttgataaagagagaaaatgaaggagggggtagagaggaagagagagataaagagacatatgcagcactgcttcaccacttgtgaagtttctccccttgcaggtggggaccaggggtttgaactcaggtccttgctcgtggtaatgtgtgtgctctacaggggCCCACAGGTCATTTCTGTTAAGGAGTCCTTACAGGAGTCTTGAGTCACTCTTCCTGAGCTTTGGAGTTTCAGGAAGCCCCACTTCTCCCCAGATCTCCTGTCCTTATAAAATGAAGTTTAGGCAAGATGGGTGGTTTCTGACGCCTTTGTTGGCTGAGGCAGGTCGGATTTTCAGCTTCTTGAGTGGAACAAGAAGCTGGGAAGGTTAGATATTGGGAGAGGGGCCTGCAGGAGGCTCACTCAGTGAAGCGCacctattaccatgcacaagaacctgggttcaaactctgggccatcacatgggaacacctgcagggggcatagTTTCACTAGTagtagtggtctctctctcttttaattttctttattatctttttttatttattggatagtgacagccagaaattgagaaggaagggggtgatagagaggaaaaaagacagaaagacacctgcagttctgcttcaccgtttgcaaagctttccccctgcaggtggggactggaggcttgaacccaggtccttaagtattgtaacatatgcactcaaccaggtgcaccaccacctgcccacctgctccTTTTCTATCTTGCTCTGTCTCGGACCCTCAAgctacaagaaagaaaaatatggaaatGTGAGGGTTCAGGgtgagggaaacagcataatggctgtgcaaactttcacacctgaggttccaaagttccaggttcaatccccagcaccaccaaaagcaagAGCTCCCCAGTGCTCTggccatactctctctctctctctgcatctatgtctctgtatctctcacattaaaataaaacaaacagggagtcgggctgtagcgcagcgggctaagcgcaggtggcgcaaagcacaaggaccaacataaggatcccggttcgaaccccggctccccacctgcaggggagtcgcttcacaggcggtgaagcaggtctgcaggtgtctatctttctctccctctctctgtcttcccctcctctctccgtttctctctgtcctatccaacaacgacaacaacaataataactacaacaataaaacaacaagggcaacaaaagggaataaataaataaaataaatataaaaaaagaaagaaaaaaataaataataaaacaaacaaatatatatatatttttttcaaataaaaatagtttttaaaaatatttttcatatttattttcccttttgttgcccttgtttttttattgttgtagttactattgttattgatgtcgtcattgttggataggacagagagaaatggagagaggaggggaagacagagagggagagagaaagaagcaactcccctgcaggtgggagctggggtctccaaccggggtccttaagcaggtccttgcacttttcaccacatgcgcttaacccactgtgctaccacccaacgactccccccaaataaaaatagtttaagaAATGTGAGcaatggggccaggtgctggcacacctggttgaacgcacatgctacaatgtgcaaggacccgggttcaagcccccagtccccacctgcaggggaaaaacttttgcaagtggtgaagcagtgctgcaggtcggtctctctctctctctctctctctctctctctccctctgtcactccttccccctaaatttctggctgtttctatccaataaataattttaaaaaaaaataaagaaatgtgaaTGGTAagcagagcaggcactgagccccagtgataaccttggtggcaaaaaagggggaaaaagggagggagcgGGGAGAGAGAACTCCTCGGAGATCCTTAGTCCCAGAGCATGGCCTCCACAGGGAGCTGAGTGTGGCCAGGCCTGGCTGGGCAGCCCCGGGAGCCTTACCGATGTCCTGGTCCAGGGCGGTGATGACGGTGATGTCGTCGATGTAGGCGCTGGGTGTGGTGTAGAGGAGCACTGGCCGGTGCAGCCCCGCGTAGTTGAAGAAGTCAAAGTATGTGTTCTGGACGAAGTAACCCTTGGGGTATCTAGGGCATCAAGAGGCCAGAAGCCAGCAGGGCCTTCACCCTGGGCCCTTGGACCTCCGCCTCCCAGAGTCAGGGGCGCCCCGCCTGGTGGGTGGGGCTTGGGGGGCCTGTAAGGGGGTGCTCACTTGGAGGTATCTGACTGGTGGAGGATGATCCCTGGCGGCAGGGTGTTGGGGGTGAGCGTGTTGTTGACGGCGATGGTGATGCGGCAGGAGGACAGGGGCCCGCTCTGGACCAGCTTGCTGATGTCCACCTCGAAGGGCAGGTGGCCCCCCTCGTGCTCTGCCACATGGACCCCGTTTACCCACTGAAGACAGGGTGGGGGCACCGGGGTAAGGAGGGGACGGTCGGCcaggcaccccccacacacacacacatacacagaaaccCGGGGCACAGGTCCCAGCGTAGGGGGGGGCAGGGGCATCAAGAGGCCACCATCAGGGTGGGGGGCACACTGGAAGCCAGGTACTGCCCCTTCCGCCACCCCCGCACAGGGGTGCaccccccatcccatcccctgcactGACCACCAAGGCGTGGTAGTGGGCGCTGCCCACCCGAAGCACCACCCTGGTGCCCGGGTCCTGAGTCCACCGCTGGGGCAGGGCGGCCTGGCGCTCGTACCACACCCAGCCCACGAAGCCACGCAGCCGCGCGTCCTGCCCCACGTCGTTGAAGCTGGAAGGTACCGGCATGTCCAGGGTGGGGCCCGACTGCAGGAAGAAACACTGGGCTTAGCACTCTGTGCCAGGGGACCCCTCCGGCAAAAGCGGCCCCCCAGCCATTCAGGACTCAGTGGTGCTGGGAGAACACCCACAGCGCTGAGCCAGCAAAAAGGCGAACAGGCAGCCCAGAGGTGGTGGCCGGGATAAagtgtcagactctcaagcatgaggtcctgagttcaatctacagcactgcatgtgccagagcagtgctctggttcttgttctctctttcaaataaataattttggggggtttgtttgtttgtttgttttgatagaggcataaaaggaagagagagagagatcacagcactgaagcttccttcaatgcagtaggggccaagcttgaaccttggccacacatatggcaaaacagCCCACTAGCCAAATCAAGTTAGCTCTTTTGGTGGtccataaattaataaataataacaattactgttattattattttggttagagactgagaataagagaaaggagcaccacaacactgaagcttccttcagtgcagtataggccagattcaaacctgggtcacacactatccaagtgagctgctcCACCGCAGGCCCATAATgtaaaaaagggggtgggtggctgCTGCGTAAGGCTTCTGCTGTCAGGTAATGAGGGCTATTTAGAAACTACAGCTGggagctggggtagatagcataatggttatgcaaagagactcatgcctgaggttccaaggtcccaggttcagtcccctgcaccaccataagccagacctgagcagtgctctggtaaaaagaaaaagaaaagaaaaaacaactaacTAAAGCTGGGCAGGATATGGAGCATGACCAGAACTATCTCAGGAGCCAAGAAGGCTTTTTGGAGCTGGGGCCCACAGAACACTGGCTCCCGGCATCCTGACAGGAGTAGGACATTGCTCAGTGAGCCTGGAAGCTTCCCCAGACATCTGGAGGCGGGGATTTTCTCTGCTCCTTAGGACTGTATCCCCCAGTCATAGGTcagaccctgcccccccccccacacacacacacacatacacaggtcTTGACAGGCTGATTTGCTGATCAAGTGCTCTGAGGAGCTGAgtctggggagggagggtggtgtgAGACTGACAAGCTCACTCCCCTGATAGCGCATCTGTTTTGTGATGTGTGCCAGTCACCCAGGTAGAAGCCCAGTCTCtgctgcactggaagaagctcctgggcggtggtgtctttccctctctcagtctcccttTTACTATATGTGGGGGGAGGCTGTTCAGGAGACGAAGCCCCAAGCGATgaccaaacaaataaataaaatgttaaaatagataagaggggggaaagagggggTTGGGAAGAGGAGAGGGTGAGCCTAGGCTCACTACCCAGACTGGGAAGAGGAGGAGCTGCAGAGTCCAGACCCTGAATCCAGGAAGATGGTCAGCTGACAGGCGCTAGGGCTGCCCCGGCTGAGGAAACAGTAGGGCTCAAGGCTGGTACCAGCCccgccccctcttcctctccagccCCGGGTTGCGGGGCAAAGAGCACGGCAGACTGCGGGGCCTGCGGTGCAGATCTCAGGGGGGCGCCCGGTGCACATACAGGCCAGTCCGGGCCCCACGGATACGCGGACTTCAGATCTGAGCGGAGACGCGGTGTGGGGCTgccggggctccagggcacagccgagccccaactccccagagccggCTGCTCCCCACTCCCGCCGCAGCCGCTTCCAGAGGACGATGCACCCCGAGGATCGTACACCCTAAGGACGGTGCACCCGGAGGGCCGTGCACGCCCAGGACCGTGCACCCCGAGGACCGTGCACCCCCAGGACGGTGCACCCCGGCCCCGCAGGTCTGGCGCCTCCCGATCCGCAGCGCCGCCCATACACCCACTCGTTGCGGGTCCCCAAGAGCCCCGCCCGGCCCGCACCTCCCGCAGCGGAGCCCGGTACCACTGCTGCTCGAAACCCTGCCGTCGGTTTTCCGAGAAGTCGGCGCGGAAACTCCAGAGGCCGTCCAGCTCCTTGCGCTCCCGCGAAGGGCTCTCTCGGGGGTACAGCATCCCGCCCTGCAGCGCCAGCCCGCACCCCCAAAGCAACGGGCCGAGCGTGGCCCAGGTAGCAGCCAGTGCCGGGAGCATGGTTCCTGCGCCGCAGCCCGCGCCCGGTAGCCTTGCAGCAGCCTGCCAGCCGCCGCCGGTGGGAGGGGCCGAGGTAGGGCGTGGTGACGTATACTGTCTGAGGCCACCTGCGCCATGTTTGTTGATGGCACTGCCAGGCCTGAAGTAGCCCGGGAGTGGAGCCGGGCTACTGGGAGCATGCGTACTGCTTGCTTGCCAACCAAAGGTAGAAGTTGAGAGGAGTCCTTCCTCCCAACTGAAAGCTAAAGTCATCAGGGGAATGACCTCCAGCCTCCAGCCACAGCCCAGAAGGGCGAAGGGCCTGGGCTCCGTGacgccctgctctgccctgcccttgcATCTCTTTCTTCCGCTTTTGCAATGTGTCCAGAACCTGCAGTCCAAACAGAGATGACTGGACTCTACCCTGCGCATACCAACAGTTCTAAAATTGTTAGCAATAGTTCCCGGGGTCCATGAGGCAGGAAGTGGATACACACACATAATTAAAGCGACATTTATTTTTTTCGCTAAAGAAGGGGAAACTAGTACTCTGAAAAACCTCGCTCAAATAGTTAAGGaacaataaatttatttatttattatttttcaactctggcttatttggagaaggtgctggggattgaatctgggaccttggagctgcaggcatggaagtcttttgtgcCCCAGGACAGTAGAATGTGCACCATTTGAAATTTTGTGAAGAAGACATTGAAGTTTTCCTGGAATCTGGGTCCTAGAGCACAGGTAATAAGTACTGCCTAATTTGGTTCCACACTGCCTCCCCATTTCTTCCTGACACCTAGTGAGCCCAGGAAACCTCTTAACTTCCAATGCTAGTGGCAAGCTGTCGTAGAAATTTAGCCATGTCCTTGACCTTGGACCTCCATCTGTGGTCACCTGGAACACACATTTGCAGCCCAGGACTCCCTCATGGCATTGCTGGTGCTAAAAACCACAAGGAGCAGGGGCTTATGCCCCCAGTTAGCtggccaaaataataataataaaattaaaatatttctttgaaacAAGAACCTTACAAGGACAAAGCAATCTGACATGTATACAtttgaagaaacaaaaataacaccggtttggttttgtttttaccagagcactgctcagctctgatttatggtaatacaggggattgaacctggggctttgaatgTCACCACGCTTGATGTCACCAATCCCAGCCaactttttcattgttttgtgtttgtttttttttttttttgcttcaaagggggagagaaaccacTGCACTGTTGCTTTGTCACATCATGTGGAgctagggtttgaaccccagaAGCACATTTGGCGAGGCAAGGCCCCACTGACTTATCTCTCAAGCCTTACAATTGTTTTATAAGAGCTGCTTTGCAGAAGCAAATGCTTCAGCGGTTTTGGCAGAAAGGAATAAGCAGAAATTCATTCAGACACCCTCCACCCCTCAGTTCCTGTTTGCCACTttcaaaaaagctaaaaaaaaaacttacatattATATGTTATATGTCCCACTTACATATTATATGTTAGGAggaaacaaagaggaagagaaacacatcATAATCCAGGAAGCCTTATGACCTTGATGACCTGGAGTTCCCTATCCTATTTATCCTAAAGCCAAATTCCTGTTTTTGCTCAAGATCCCTCCATCCTATTTGTCCTGAAACCCACctcctgctttttttaaaaaaaagacaagacagaAGTTCCAAggtcctccttttttcctttctttcttttgttatttcttcctttctttctttctttccttttttttctccagagttattgctggggcttggtacctgcactatgaatccattgctcctggagaccatttttttttttcccattttgttgcccttgttgttgtccttattgttatttttgccattggtattgttgttgttgaataggacagagagaaattgagagaggaggggaggcagagagggggagaaaaagacacctacaaacctgcttcacggcttgtaaagtgacccccccccgcaggtggggagccaggggctcaaaccgggatcctatgccagTCCACAAGGTCTTCCTTACCTGTACAAATATTTcctgaaacagagagacagaaagggaggcttTAACATTGCTCCTGCCTTCAATGTATTTGGAATTGGAGTAAAGTTTTTCCCTTCTTGCAAACTCTGCTGTGATAGCTTTTGGCTTTCTGGTATGCAGGACAGTAAGCCAAAATTGAAACCAAACCCTCATTTGGTTTCCATTTCATCCTCaccaaaaaaaatttactttctctcttctctctttcttcctttttttttttccttccttccttcttttactaCTACTAGGTTTATGTCTGGGGTTCAAAGCTTATACATAAAAAATCTACTTCTCTCAGCAGCCATTGTTCCCTGTCTGCCCCCCCAAATTTACTGTATTttgtaaatagagacagagagaagttgagaaggaaacagagggagagacacagagtgcTTCCTGCTTATGAAActgtccccctgcaagtggagaccgggggcttaaactggggttTTGTGCACAGCAATGTGctcattctaccaggtgtgccatcactttgTCCCACAGCCTTTTGATAATGAACCTCCATATTGGAAGCAGAGTCCCCAGGATAGTAAAAGTGTATTTCAGGACCTGTGAAACTGTCACACTCTCACATCTTTTTCCTGAATGCCTACactataaaaataagagaaagcagGATCCAAAAGTATATACTGGATGGTCCCAATGTTAAGATTatgtctggggagtcaggcagtagcgcaacgggttaagtgcaggtggcgcaatgcacaaggaccagcataaggatcccggtttgagcccctggctctccacctgcaggggagttgcttcacaggcggtgaagcaggtctgcaggtgtctatctttctctacccctctctgtccctcctctctccatttctctctgtcctgtccaacaacaacaataataactacaatgactacaacaataaaaaacaacaagggctacaaaagggaaaataaatgaatatttttttaaaagattatgtcTGCATGGATGTGCAGAGAGAGGCAGATGTGAGGAGCTGGGTGggagtgcagcaagttaagcacacataggacaaagcacaaggaccagctcaaggatcctggttcgaagcccccagctcccgacctgttgggggatcacttcacaagtggtgaagcaggtctgcaggtgtctatctttctctctttctctctctctctcatctccatctctctcaatttctttctgtcctatccaaccaacaaCAGAAAGAAGATAGCCTCGAAAAGTAGTGGattagcacagagccccagcaataaccctggaggcaaaaaaaaaaaaaaagatgtgaaatGTTAGCATTTGTGTTGTCATTTCCACTTTGCTTTTCATGATTTCCTAACTTGTGGAAAAATTCTGTAGTGATTATGctttatgaatttttcaaggtccatccaagatcggctgaaaacagtgaagtcaccattttttatagctgagtagtattccattgtgtatatataccacaacttgctctgttgttggacacctgggttgcttccaggttttggctattacaaattgtgctgccaagaacatatgtgtacacagatctttttggatggatgtgttgggttccttaggatatatccccaggaggggaattgcagggtcatagggtaggtccatttctagccttctgagagttctccagactgttctccacagaggttggaccaatttacattcccaccagcagtgcaggaggtttcctttgacctcacaccctctccagcatttgctgctgttaccttttctgatgtctgacattctcacaggagtgaagtgatatctcattgttatcttgatttgcatttctctgacaatcagagacttggagcattttttcatgtgtttctcagccttttggatctcttctgtggtgaatattctgtccctgtcctccccccatttttggatggggttatttgttgtcttgtggagattttcttatttccctttgacaggtgtctgcacacctCTTCCACCAACAACTTAAGTCTTTCTCCAGCATCATGCACTGGGTCCCCAGgaccctctctgtccctttccatctcttccttcccagagtcctttgctttgctgcaatacatgaCTCTCAACAGAAATTTCACCTTACATTTCTCACTcttcccttgtttcttaagttccacctataggtGAGATTACCTAGTATTTGTTCttcttctgactgatttcacttaacaggattcctttaaGTGCCATCCTAGATGGAGTAACAGAGATGATTTCATTGTTTTCTACAGtggagtagtattctactgtgtagaCAGTCcaggactttctttctttttttttttaaatctttttttaaatatttattttatttatttattcccttttgttgcccttgttgttttattgttgtagttattattattgttgttgtcattgttggataggacagagagaaatggagagaggaggggaagacagagaggaggagagaaagatagacacctgcagacctgcttcaccgcctgtgaagcgactcccctgcaggtggggagccggggttcgaaccgggatccttatgtcggtccttgtgctttgcgccacctgcgcttaacccgctgcgctacagcccgactcccagtccaggactttcttaatcactcatctgttgttgggcatttgggttgtttccaagtttgggctagaACAAACTGCTGCTCTGAATACAGGTGTACACAGGTCTCTtgagatagctttttttttcccctttgggtaaatccctaggGGAGAAGTTGCCAGATCAAAGGAGAGTCtcacttctcctccttctcctcctccttctccttctccttctttttttgcctccaggcttattgctggggctcagtgcctacactatgaatccactgctcctcaaggctattttttcccttttgttgcccttgttgtttttttatcattattgttgttattattgttgttgttgtcattgctatcattgttgttggataggacagagaaaaatggagagatgaagggataaaggtagtcacctgcagacctgcttcacta is a genomic window of Erinaceus europaeus chromosome 15, mEriEur2.1, whole genome shotgun sequence containing:
- the GUSB gene encoding beta-glucuronidase isoform X2, which produces MLPALAATWATLGPLLWGCGLALQGGMLYPRESPSRERKELDGLWSFRADFSENRRQGFEQQWYRAPLRESGPTLDMPVPSSFNDVGQDARLRGFVGWVWYERQAALPQRWTQDPGTRVVLRVGSAHYHALVWVNGVHVAEHEGGHLPFEVDISKLVQSGPLSSCRITIAVNNTLTPNTLPPGIILHQSDTSKYPKGYFVQNTYFDFFNYAGLHRPVLLYTTPSAYIDDITVITALDQDIGLVNYQVFVQGSEHFELEVFLLDEDSKVVAKGTGGRGQLRVPGAHLWWPYLMHERPAYLYSLEVKLTVPMAAGSISDFYTLPVGIRTVAVTESQFLINGKPFYFHGVNKHEDADIRGKGFDWPLLVKDFNLLRWLGANSFRTSHYPYAEEVLQLCDRYGIVVINESPGVGIVLPQSFSNVSLQHHLQVMEEMVRRDKNHPAVVMWSVANEPMSSLQPAGYYFKTLIAHTKDLDPTRPVTFVTNSNYEADLGDPPLMFTEEYQKDVLEQYHLILDQKRKEYVVGELIWNFADFMTDQTIYRVLGNKKGIFTRQRQPKSAAFLLRDRYWKLANESAYHQSVVKSQCLENSLFTL